In Anthonomus grandis grandis chromosome 5, icAntGran1.3, whole genome shotgun sequence, the following are encoded in one genomic region:
- the LOC126736395 gene encoding 1,5-anhydro-D-fructose reductase-like, translating into MKTVRLVSSGLEMPIVGLGTWRAQPQEVESAVNAALECGYRHIDTAFNYNTEEPIGNVLKAWLDSGKLKREDLFITTKLPNFGNRPSDVERFLNLSLEKLQLSYVDLYLMHMPFSFHLNEATMAPLINEDGSFSLDLVDYVDTWKVMQKQVEQGKVRSIGVSNFNAEQLRRLHDCAEIKPEVLQVEMHAYLQQKNLRQLCQSLNVAVTAYSPLGSPGANSHFSAKYNYSLNDFPDILGHPLVKELAEKYSKSPGQILLRHLTQENVIVIPKSGNPERIKANLDIFDFELEQEDLTKLDQLDKGENGRIFNFLFFKGVENHPCYPFKKPEEVLERQEEREGSTKQL; encoded by the exons ATGAAAACCGTCAGACTTGTAAGTAGCGGCCTGGAAATGCCGATAGTGGGCCTGGGAACGTGGAGGGCGCAGCCCCAAGAAGTCGAAAGTGCCGTGAATGCCGCTCTGGAGTGCGGATACAGACACATCg aTACTGCATTTAACTATAACACAGAAGAACCGATAGGAAACGTCTTAAAAGCCTGGCTGGACTCTGGTAAATTGAAAAGAGAGGACCTATTTATAACCACAAAG CTGCCAAATTTCGGAAACAGACCGAGCGACGTGGAAAGATTCCTAAATCTATCCTTAGAAAAACTACAACTAAGTTACGTGGATCTGTACTTGATGCACATGCCGTTCAGTTTCCATTTAAACGAGGCCACCATGGCCCCATTGATCAACGAGGACGGCAGCTTTAGTCTGGATTTGGTCGATTACGTGGACACTTGGAAA GTGATGCAAAAACAAGTGGAGCAAGGCAAAGTAAGATCGATCGGGGTGTCGAACTTCAACGCGGAACAACTTCGAAGACTTCACGACTGTGCGGAAATAAAACCGGAAGTGCTACAGGTGGAAATGCACGCGTACTTGCAGCAAAAAAACTTACGGCAGTTGTGTCAAAGTTTAAATGTAGCGGTGACGGCTTACTCGCCCCTGGGAAGTCCCGGGGCCAACAGTCACTTTAGCGCGAAATATAATTATTC ACTAAATgattttccagacattttagGGCATCCTTTGGTAAAGGAATTAGCGGAGAAATACTCGAAATCCCCCGGGCAGATACTCTTAAGGCACCTCACCCAGGAAAACGTCATAGTGATCCCAAAAAGCGGGAACCCGGAACGTATTAAAGCGAACTTGGACATTTTCGACTTCGAACTGGAACAAGAGGATCTGACCAAGTTGGACCAGCTGGATAAGGGAGAGAACGGCCGGATTTTCAACTTTTTGTTCTTTAAAGGGGTCGAAAATCATCCTTGTTATCCCTTTAAAAAGCCCGAAGAGGTCCTCGAAAGGCAGGAAGAGCGGGAGGGAAGCACCAAGCAGTTGTGA